In Limibacter armeniacum, a single window of DNA contains:
- the gcvT gene encoding glycine cleavage system aminomethyltransferase GcvT, producing the protein MQAENLKKIALNDIHESLGAKMVGFAGYNMPVRYTSDIEEHKTVRTGVGVFDVSHMGEFMLRGPKALDLIQRVTSNDASKLVDGKAQYSCLPNHEGGIVDDLIVYRISEEEYMLVVNASNIEKDWNWISQFNTEGVEMEDISDNLSLFAVQGPKAFEALQSLTDVNLAEMGFYTFEIGTFAGLDNIVISATGYTGAGGFELYVPNDKAVEVWNKIFEAGKDWDIKPIGLAARDTLRLEMGYCLYGNDIDDTTSPLEAGLGWITKFTKDFTNSEAIKAQKEAGVEKKLVGLEMIEKGIPRQGYEILDADENVIGKVTSGTMSPMLGYGIAMAYVQTPFAKLDTEVYIAVRKRRLKAKVVKFPFYKG; encoded by the coding sequence ATGCAAGCAGAAAACCTGAAGAAAATTGCACTTAATGACATTCATGAGTCACTTGGTGCTAAAATGGTGGGTTTTGCAGGGTACAACATGCCAGTACGCTACACATCAGATATTGAAGAGCACAAAACAGTAAGAACAGGTGTTGGGGTGTTTGATGTATCACACATGGGTGAATTTATGTTGAGAGGCCCTAAAGCTCTTGACCTCATTCAGCGTGTAACATCAAATGACGCTTCAAAATTGGTAGATGGAAAAGCTCAATATTCTTGTCTTCCAAACCATGAAGGTGGTATTGTTGATGACCTGATTGTATATCGTATCAGTGAGGAAGAATACATGTTGGTAGTGAATGCTTCCAATATCGAAAAGGACTGGAACTGGATCAGTCAGTTCAATACAGAAGGAGTGGAGATGGAAGACATCTCTGATAACCTTTCTCTGTTTGCAGTACAAGGACCTAAAGCATTCGAAGCACTACAGTCATTGACTGATGTGAACCTTGCTGAAATGGGCTTCTATACATTTGAGATTGGTACTTTTGCTGGGCTAGATAATATCGTGATCTCGGCAACAGGTTATACTGGTGCTGGAGGATTTGAGCTTTATGTGCCAAATGACAAAGCGGTAGAAGTTTGGAACAAAATCTTTGAAGCTGGTAAGGATTGGGATATCAAACCAATTGGTTTGGCTGCTCGTGATACACTTCGTTTGGAGATGGGGTACTGCCTGTACGGTAATGATATTGATGACACAACTTCACCATTGGAAGCTGGTCTTGGTTGGATTACCAAATTCACAAAAGACTTTACAAACAGTGAGGCAATTAAAGCACAAAAAGAAGCTGGCGTAGAGAAGAAGTTGGTTGGTCTTGAGATGATTGAAAAAGGAATTCCAAGACAAGGGTATGAAATACTTGATGCTGATGAAAACGTAATCGGTAAAGTAACTTCTGGTACGATGTCTCCAATGTTGGGTTATGGTATTGCAATGGCGTATGTTCAGACACCTTTTGCCAAGCTTGATACAGAGGTTTACATTGCTGTAAGAAAAAGAAGACTGAAAGCTAAAGTTGTAAAGTTCCCTTTCTACAAAGGTTAA
- a CDS encoding response regulator has product MSMIFIVDDDYQSRTNIVSLLQAEGFETKVATNAREALVQILLFKPLMILCNCYLADSSGFDLLQEVRSNQEVAHIPFILMSNDDSDSIERALESGADNLLQKPFNFDEIIESVTPL; this is encoded by the coding sequence ATGAGCATGATTTTTATTGTTGATGATGATTACCAATCCAGAACCAATATCGTTTCATTACTCCAAGCAGAAGGGTTTGAGACCAAAGTTGCCACAAACGCAAGAGAAGCACTTGTTCAAATCCTGCTTTTCAAACCATTAATGATTTTATGCAACTGCTATTTGGCAGACTCTAGTGGTTTTGATTTGCTACAAGAAGTAAGGTCTAACCAAGAGGTAGCCCATATCCCATTTATCTTAATGAGCAATGACGATAGTGACAGTATTGAAAGAGCTCTAGAATCAGGCGCAGACAATTTACTACAGAAACCTTTTAACTTCGATGAGATCATAGAATCTGTCACCCCACTATGA
- the purL gene encoding phosphoribosylformylglycinamidine synthase: MILFFQGAHDNVFAVHATEKLSQDSVARLTWLFGNAELLETETVDGWFVGPRKEMLTPWSTNAVEITQNMGIAGLLRIEEFTKVESDKTADFDPMLQALYEGVDQNIYRIDIEPEPVKYIDNIAAYNEAEGLALSQDEIDYLTEVSEKLNRKLTDSEVYGFAQVNSEHCRHKIFNGVFVIDGEEMPSSLFQLIKKTSKVTPENLVSAYKDNVAFIQGPKAEQFAPKTQDKPDFFETKEIETVLSLKAETHNFPTTVEPFNGAATGAGGEIRDRFAGGTGSIPLAGTAVYMTSYSRLEEDRKWEQATEARPWLYQSPMEILIKASNGASDFGNKFGQPLISGSVLTFEHFEDAKKHGFDKVIMMAGGIGLAKKEHALKNTPETGDKVVVMGGDNYRIGMGGGAVSSVATGEFSNSIELNAIQRSNPEMQKRVYNAIRAMVESDENPIVSIHDHGAGGHLNCLSELIEETGGVIDVSKLPVGDPTLSSKEIIGNESQERMGLVMKQKDIETLQRVADRERAPMYVVGETTGDMRFTFEDKKTGQNPIDMPLENFFGKAPKTVMNDSAKPSNFADVDYTAEQLSEYLEGVLQLEAVACKDWLTNKVDRSVTGRVAKQQTAGSLQLPLNNLGAMAVDYRGEKAIATTIGHAPAVALIDPAAGSKIAIAEALTNLVWAPLTHKISQVSLSANWMWPCKNEGEDARLYKAVEATSEFACALGINIPTGKDSLSMTQKYGDDKVYSPGTVIISSVAEVSDLKKIVEPVAQKGKKLFYIDFSKDAFNLGGSSFAQIINKVGKAAPTVQDAAYFKTVFNTIQELIEANQVVAGHDISAGGLITAVLEMCFAEPDLGMNLDVSALNADLIKTLFSEQPSVLLQANDADAVAKVLTEAGVDFHIIGEAVEGTEIALRHGDNAYTFDVAALRDVWVKTSYLLDKKQSGEKLATERYENYSIMPLQYTFPEGFTGKLAALGLNPDRKEKSGIKAAIIREKGVNGDREMAYSMHLAGFDVKDVHMTDLIAGREDLSDVNFIVFVGGFSNSDVLGSAKGWAGAFLYNEKAKQALDNFYAREDTLSLGVCNGCQAMVELNLVNPEHEQRPRMLHNMSHKFESGFVNMSIPAETNAVMLKSLAGSRLGIWIAHGEGKFDLPYEESRYNIAGKYSYEAYPANPNGSDYNTAALCSADGRHLVMMPHLERAIFPWNWANYPAGQKANHEVSPWIEAFVNAKNWIADKAGK, encoded by the coding sequence ATGATCTTATTCTTTCAGGGTGCTCATGACAATGTATTTGCCGTTCATGCCACCGAAAAACTTTCTCAGGATAGTGTAGCCAGACTGACTTGGTTATTTGGTAATGCGGAACTGCTTGAAACTGAAACAGTAGATGGTTGGTTTGTTGGTCCGAGAAAGGAAATGCTGACTCCTTGGAGTACCAATGCCGTTGAGATTACCCAAAACATGGGTATTGCAGGTTTGCTGCGTATTGAGGAATTCACCAAAGTAGAGTCTGACAAGACAGCTGACTTTGACCCAATGCTGCAAGCACTGTACGAAGGGGTGGACCAAAATATCTACCGTATTGACATTGAGCCAGAGCCTGTAAAGTATATCGATAATATTGCCGCTTACAATGAAGCGGAAGGTTTGGCATTGAGCCAAGATGAGATTGATTACCTGACAGAGGTAAGTGAAAAACTGAACAGAAAACTGACGGATTCAGAAGTATATGGTTTTGCACAGGTAAACTCTGAACATTGCCGTCACAAGATCTTTAACGGTGTTTTTGTGATTGACGGGGAGGAGATGCCTAGCTCGCTTTTCCAACTGATCAAGAAGACTTCTAAAGTAACTCCTGAAAACCTTGTTTCTGCATACAAAGATAACGTAGCATTTATCCAAGGTCCTAAAGCGGAGCAGTTTGCTCCAAAAACACAGGATAAGCCAGATTTCTTTGAAACAAAAGAAATTGAGACTGTACTTTCACTGAAAGCAGAAACGCACAACTTCCCAACTACAGTTGAGCCATTCAACGGTGCTGCAACAGGTGCAGGTGGTGAGATTCGTGACCGTTTTGCAGGTGGAACAGGTTCAATTCCGTTGGCAGGTACAGCGGTATATATGACTTCTTACTCTCGTCTGGAAGAGGACAGAAAGTGGGAGCAAGCTACTGAGGCAAGACCTTGGTTGTACCAATCTCCAATGGAAATCCTGATCAAGGCATCTAACGGTGCATCTGACTTTGGTAACAAGTTCGGTCAGCCATTGATCTCAGGTTCCGTACTGACATTTGAGCACTTTGAAGATGCTAAAAAGCACGGCTTTGACAAGGTGATCATGATGGCTGGCGGTATTGGTCTGGCTAAGAAAGAGCATGCCCTGAAAAACACACCTGAAACAGGTGATAAAGTGGTTGTAATGGGTGGTGACAACTATCGCATCGGTATGGGCGGTGGCGCTGTATCATCAGTAGCAACAGGTGAATTCTCTAACTCAATTGAATTGAACGCCATTCAGCGTTCTAACCCTGAGATGCAGAAGCGTGTTTACAACGCGATCCGTGCCATGGTTGAGTCTGATGAGAACCCAATCGTTTCTATCCACGACCACGGTGCAGGTGGACACTTGAACTGTCTATCAGAGTTGATTGAGGAAACAGGTGGTGTAATTGATGTTTCAAAACTTCCTGTAGGAGACCCAACGCTTTCTTCTAAAGAGATTATCGGTAACGAGTCTCAGGAGCGTATGGGCTTGGTGATGAAACAAAAAGATATTGAAACGTTGCAAAGAGTAGCTGACCGTGAGCGTGCACCAATGTACGTGGTAGGTGAGACTACTGGTGATATGCGTTTCACTTTTGAAGATAAAAAGACAGGTCAGAACCCAATCGACATGCCGTTGGAGAACTTCTTCGGTAAAGCACCTAAAACGGTGATGAACGATTCGGCTAAGCCTAGCAACTTCGCAGATGTTGATTATACAGCTGAGCAGCTGAGTGAATATCTGGAAGGCGTACTGCAACTGGAAGCAGTAGCTTGTAAGGATTGGCTGACTAACAAGGTTGACCGTTCGGTAACAGGTCGTGTAGCGAAACAGCAAACAGCTGGTTCATTGCAGTTGCCATTGAACAACTTGGGCGCTATGGCAGTGGATTACAGAGGTGAAAAAGCAATTGCTACGACTATTGGTCATGCTCCAGCTGTTGCCCTGATCGATCCAGCTGCTGGTTCTAAGATTGCAATTGCTGAGGCACTGACTAACCTTGTTTGGGCACCATTGACACACAAGATCTCTCAAGTTTCACTTTCAGCTAACTGGATGTGGCCTTGTAAGAATGAAGGAGAAGACGCTCGTCTTTATAAGGCAGTAGAAGCTACTTCTGAGTTTGCTTGTGCTTTGGGTATCAATATCCCGACAGGTAAGGACTCACTTTCAATGACACAGAAATACGGTGATGACAAGGTGTATTCTCCGGGTACAGTGATCATCTCTTCTGTAGCAGAAGTAAGTGACCTGAAGAAAATTGTAGAGCCAGTTGCGCAGAAAGGCAAGAAACTGTTCTACATCGATTTCTCTAAAGATGCATTCAACTTGGGTGGTTCTTCATTCGCCCAAATCATCAATAAAGTAGGTAAAGCAGCACCAACAGTTCAGGATGCGGCTTATTTCAAGACAGTGTTCAATACCATTCAGGAGCTGATCGAAGCGAACCAAGTGGTAGCTGGTCACGATATCTCTGCGGGTGGTTTGATTACAGCAGTTCTTGAAATGTGCTTCGCCGAGCCTGATCTGGGTATGAACCTTGACGTTTCTGCATTGAACGCAGACCTGATCAAGACTCTGTTCTCTGAGCAACCTTCGGTATTGTTGCAGGCAAACGATGCAGATGCAGTAGCAAAAGTACTGACAGAGGCAGGTGTTGATTTCCATATCATTGGTGAAGCTGTTGAAGGTACTGAAATTGCACTGAGACACGGTGACAATGCTTATACATTTGATGTAGCAGCATTGCGTGACGTTTGGGTGAAGACATCTTACTTGCTTGACAAAAAGCAGTCGGGAGAGAAGTTGGCAACTGAGCGTTACGAAAACTACAGCATCATGCCACTTCAGTACACATTCCCTGAAGGCTTTACAGGTAAACTGGCAGCACTGGGTCTGAACCCTGACAGAAAAGAGAAGTCTGGTATCAAGGCAGCGATCATCCGTGAGAAAGGGGTGAACGGTGACCGTGAGATGGCTTACTCCATGCATCTGGCAGGTTTCGACGTGAAAGACGTGCACATGACGGATTTGATCGCTGGTCGTGAGGATCTTTCAGATGTAAACTTTATCGTATTCGTAGGTGGATTCTCTAACTCAGACGTACTGGGTTCTGCTAAAGGCTGGGCTGGAGCCTTCCTTTACAATGAGAAAGCAAAGCAAGCATTGGATAACTTCTACGCTCGTGAAGATACACTTTCACTGGGTGTTTGTAATGGTTGTCAGGCAATGGTGGAACTGAACCTTGTGAACCCTGAGCATGAGCAGCGTCCTCGCATGTTGCACAACATGTCTCACAAGTTTGAGTCAGGTTTCGTGAACATGTCAATCCCTGCTGAGACGAATGCAGTTATGCTGAAGTCACTAGCTGGTAGCAGACTAGGTATCTGGATTGCGCACGGTGAAGGTAAGTTTGATCTTCCTTACGAGGAAAGCCGTTACAACATTGCAGGTAAATACAGCTATGAGGCTTACCCTGCGAACCCTAACGGTTCTGACTACAATACAGCAGCACTTTGCTCGGCGGATGGTCGTCACTTGGTGATGATGCCTCACTTGGAGCGTGCGATCTTCCCTTGGAACTGGGCTAACTACCCTGCAGGACAGAAGGCTAACCATGAGGTTTCACCTTGGATTGAAGCATTCGTAAATGCGAAAAACTGGATTGCTGACAAGGCAGGCAAGTAA
- a CDS encoding SCP2 sterol-binding domain-containing protein yields MEQTTIQELINSYKVRFLPEKAAGKNFTMHFDIQGEGAQPFSIQVKDGAFTLSETLEGDADCKMTADIDDYIKIETGKMSPTVAVFSGKVKVSNALKLPEFLQMFRGFVSVKKEGLL; encoded by the coding sequence ATGGAACAGACTACGATTCAGGAACTGATTAATTCTTATAAAGTTAGATTCTTGCCAGAAAAGGCAGCAGGGAAAAACTTCACAATGCATTTCGATATTCAGGGAGAAGGTGCCCAACCCTTTTCTATACAGGTGAAAGACGGTGCTTTTACTCTGTCAGAAACATTGGAAGGAGATGCTGACTGTAAGATGACGGCAGACATTGATGACTATATTAAAATAGAGACAGGAAAGATGAGTCCGACTGTGGCTGTGTTCTCAGGAAAAGTGAAGGTAAGTAACGCACTGAAACTTCCTGAGTTTTTGCAGATGTTCAGGGGCTTTGTGTCCGTAAAGAAAGAGGGTTTACTCTAA
- a CDS encoding metallophosphoesterase family protein, protein MRCLTLLTSIFLSSLIISFTGCTKTFDYSPYQTFVDKDERNTTSNQLNKILINSSDTFQPFRFALISDNHLAYDSFTDALDLIAQDSSLSFVLHGGDIADNGFLREFEVFHNHMADLPIPFLTVIGNHDYLSNGEDVYAIMFGERNYSFVYNDIKFVVFDNVTLESNQVPEFEWIEKELTDGLNHTHTLTLSHIPPTSNTFTIEQQERLSSLMKNFKVTLSMHGHIGKYSFEESFEDGVRYLTVDLSGQRTFAIIEVQLDSVIVNRIDY, encoded by the coding sequence ATGCGATGCTTGACTCTACTGACTTCCATTTTTCTATCTTCACTCATAATATCTTTCACTGGTTGTACCAAAACGTTTGATTACAGCCCCTACCAAACCTTTGTAGACAAGGATGAAAGGAATACAACTAGTAATCAACTCAATAAAATCCTAATCAACTCTTCAGACACTTTTCAACCTTTCAGGTTTGCACTAATCAGTGACAATCACCTCGCTTACGATAGCTTTACAGATGCATTGGACTTGATTGCTCAAGACTCATCGTTATCCTTTGTGCTACATGGAGGTGACATTGCTGACAATGGTTTTTTGAGGGAGTTTGAGGTTTTTCATAACCATATGGCAGACCTTCCCATTCCATTTCTTACTGTCATTGGTAACCACGATTACCTATCCAACGGTGAAGATGTATATGCTATCATGTTTGGGGAAAGGAATTACAGCTTCGTCTATAACGATATTAAGTTTGTTGTTTTTGACAATGTTACATTGGAAAGCAATCAGGTTCCTGAATTTGAATGGATTGAAAAAGAATTAACTGATGGACTTAACCACACTCATACGCTAACACTCTCACATATCCCTCCAACCTCAAATACCTTTACAATTGAACAACAGGAACGCCTTAGTTCACTTATGAAGAACTTCAAAGTCACACTTTCCATGCATGGTCATATCGGCAAATACAGTTTTGAGGAGTCTTTCGAAGATGGAGTCAGGTACCTGACAGTGGACCTGTCTGGCCAACGAACCTTTGCTATCATAGAAGTGCAACTGGATTCAGTCATAGTCAACAGGATAGACTACTAA
- a CDS encoding acetyl-CoA C-acetyltransferase encodes MTDAFIFDAVRTPRGKGKKDGALHNIKASHLLANTLTALRDRNNLDTSYVEDAIIGCVTQVKEQSGDIAKVGLMTAGFDENVAGVTVNRFCGSGLEAINQAAVYVMAGQTDLMIAGGVESMSRVPMGSDGSALLYDPEMVMDSYIVPQGISADLIATKYGYSRKDLDIFATTSHQRADAAWKDGRFHKSIVPVKDINGDLILDHDEMVRPNTSPEILGQLNPSFEIMGQMGGFDGIALQRYPEIEQIKHLHHAGNSSGIVDGAAVTLIGNKMIADKLNLKPRARIRSVAIVGTEPTIMLVGPAPSAKKALRKAGMEISDIDLFEVNEAFAAVPIRFMEDLNISHHQVNVNGGAIAMGHPLGATGAMLLGTLLDELERQGKATGMATLCIGGGMGIATIIELV; translated from the coding sequence ATGACAGATGCCTTTATTTTTGATGCCGTTCGGACACCCCGAGGCAAGGGCAAAAAAGATGGTGCTTTGCATAATATCAAAGCCTCCCACCTATTAGCCAATACACTCACTGCACTTAGAGACCGCAATAACTTAGACACCAGTTATGTAGAAGACGCAATCATTGGCTGCGTCACACAAGTAAAGGAACAAAGTGGTGACATTGCCAAAGTCGGGCTTATGACGGCAGGTTTTGATGAAAACGTGGCAGGCGTGACCGTTAACCGATTCTGCGGTTCTGGACTCGAAGCTATCAACCAAGCTGCTGTCTATGTAATGGCTGGTCAAACTGACTTGATGATAGCTGGAGGAGTTGAATCGATGTCTCGGGTACCAATGGGGTCTGATGGCTCTGCCTTACTTTATGACCCTGAAATGGTCATGGATAGCTATATCGTACCACAGGGTATCTCTGCTGACCTTATTGCTACTAAGTATGGCTACTCCAGAAAGGATCTCGACATTTTCGCAACCACTTCCCACCAACGTGCTGACGCAGCTTGGAAAGATGGTCGTTTCCATAAATCCATAGTTCCTGTCAAAGACATTAATGGTGACCTGATTCTTGATCATGATGAAATGGTTCGCCCAAACACTTCTCCTGAAATTCTTGGACAATTGAATCCTTCATTTGAAATAATGGGACAAATGGGTGGCTTTGATGGAATAGCGTTGCAACGATACCCTGAAATTGAGCAGATCAAACACCTACACCATGCTGGTAACTCCTCTGGTATTGTAGATGGCGCAGCAGTCACCTTAATCGGTAACAAGATGATTGCCGATAAGCTAAATCTGAAGCCAAGAGCTCGTATCAGAAGTGTGGCAATTGTAGGAACAGAACCTACAATAATGCTTGTCGGCCCTGCTCCATCAGCTAAAAAAGCCTTAAGAAAAGCTGGAATGGAAATCAGCGATATTGACTTATTTGAAGTGAATGAAGCATTTGCGGCTGTCCCTATCAGGTTTATGGAAGACCTCAACATTTCCCATCATCAGGTAAATGTAAATGGAGGTGCTATTGCAATGGGACATCCTCTTGGAGCAACTGGTGCCATGCTATTGGGCACATTACTCGACGAACTGGAAAGACAAGGAAAAGCAACTGGCATGGCTACTCTTTGTATTGGCGGCGGTATGGGTATTGCCACTATCATTGAACTTGTTTAA
- a CDS encoding 3-hydroxyacyl-CoA dehydrogenase NAD-binding domain-containing protein, with protein sequence MINYKIDNDGIAIISINDDMAPVNALGQKMGKKLGETFRLVAENEDVIGIIVTSAKKDFIVGADVKEAASNREAFTKLAVELKKDLRYMETCGKPVVAAINGTALGGGYEVCLACHHRIALNHPKIQIGLPEVTLGLLPGAGGTQRLPRMIGVEKALEPILQGKRLNPEAALKVGMVDELAESPEALISKAKQWIKEKGDPIQPWDKDKFRLPGGNIDSPKVAMHITGAAGNILKMTYGNYPAPKAILNAIYEGLQLRFDRASEVEDRYFKQCVLSDVGRNMMRSLFINMKKAENGAARPKVIPVKKVTKVGILGAGMMGAGIAYVSAMAGIEVILKDISLESAEKGKSYSEELLKKRISKGRINEAKAKEILSLIKPTSSAKDVKDCDLVIEAVFEDRNLKAKVTQESEAVTSDTSIFASNTSTLPITGLAEASARPHNFIGMHFFSPVDKMPLVELIKGEQTSDEAVALSLDYIRQIRKIPIVVNDSRGFYTSRVFTTYILEGLACLQEGISPALIENAGKMVGMPVGPLAVADEVSIELIYKINKQTELDLGTTGDPTMAVAKKFVEELGRLGKKEGKGFYEYPQGGKKHLWSGLSEHYPLSRKQLTAKEVGKRLLHRQALEAVKCLEENVVTSPADADIGSILGWGVPPYTGGLISYIDTIGLKTFVSECEELASKYGDRFLPTPKLKEMATNGESFYQEEAIISHAR encoded by the coding sequence ATGATCAACTATAAAATAGATAATGATGGTATAGCCATCATCTCCATTAATGATGACATGGCACCTGTCAATGCACTTGGTCAGAAGATGGGAAAAAAGCTTGGTGAGACCTTCAGGCTTGTAGCTGAAAATGAAGACGTGATTGGTATCATAGTCACCTCAGCCAAAAAAGATTTTATCGTTGGAGCTGATGTCAAAGAAGCTGCATCCAACCGTGAAGCTTTCACCAAACTGGCAGTGGAGCTTAAAAAAGACCTGCGCTATATGGAAACTTGCGGCAAGCCTGTAGTCGCTGCGATCAATGGTACAGCCTTGGGAGGTGGTTATGAAGTATGTCTAGCTTGTCACCATAGAATTGCACTCAATCATCCTAAAATTCAAATTGGTTTACCAGAAGTAACACTAGGTCTGCTTCCTGGAGCAGGTGGCACTCAACGGTTACCAAGAATGATTGGGGTAGAAAAAGCGCTTGAACCTATCCTACAAGGAAAAAGGCTTAACCCAGAAGCTGCCTTGAAAGTCGGGATGGTAGACGAGCTGGCTGAGTCACCAGAAGCGTTAATCTCTAAAGCCAAACAATGGATTAAAGAAAAAGGAGACCCTATACAACCTTGGGATAAGGACAAGTTCAGGCTACCAGGAGGAAACATTGACTCCCCAAAAGTAGCCATGCACATTACAGGTGCTGCCGGTAATATTCTCAAAATGACGTATGGAAACTACCCTGCCCCTAAAGCAATTCTGAATGCTATTTATGAAGGCTTGCAACTCCGCTTTGACCGTGCATCTGAAGTGGAAGACCGTTATTTCAAGCAATGTGTCTTATCTGATGTGGGGCGCAATATGATGCGTTCACTTTTCATCAACATGAAAAAAGCAGAAAACGGTGCAGCTCGTCCAAAGGTTATCCCAGTCAAAAAAGTAACTAAGGTAGGTATTTTAGGTGCTGGCATGATGGGAGCGGGTATTGCATACGTTTCTGCAATGGCTGGTATTGAGGTTATTTTGAAAGACATTTCCCTTGAAAGTGCTGAAAAAGGGAAAAGCTATTCAGAAGAACTATTAAAGAAACGAATCAGCAAAGGCAGAATAAATGAGGCTAAAGCCAAAGAGATTCTATCTCTGATAAAACCTACCTCATCCGCAAAAGATGTCAAAGACTGTGACTTAGTCATAGAGGCTGTTTTTGAAGACCGTAACCTGAAAGCCAAGGTGACACAAGAATCTGAAGCTGTTACTAGCGACACTTCCATCTTTGCATCCAACACTTCTACACTTCCTATTACAGGGCTGGCTGAAGCGTCTGCAAGACCTCACAATTTTATAGGTATGCATTTCTTCTCACCTGTTGACAAGATGCCACTGGTTGAGTTGATAAAGGGAGAACAAACCTCTGATGAAGCTGTAGCGCTTTCCTTGGACTATATAAGGCAAATCCGAAAGATTCCAATCGTAGTGAATGACAGCAGGGGCTTTTACACATCTCGTGTTTTCACCACTTACATTCTGGAAGGGCTTGCCTGCCTTCAGGAAGGTATTTCACCTGCATTAATCGAAAACGCAGGAAAAATGGTAGGGATGCCTGTGGGGCCATTGGCTGTAGCTGATGAGGTAAGCATCGAATTGATATACAAAATCAATAAACAAACTGAATTGGATTTGGGAACCACAGGTGACCCGACTATGGCAGTTGCCAAGAAGTTTGTAGAAGAACTTGGCAGATTGGGTAAAAAAGAAGGTAAAGGTTTTTATGAATACCCTCAAGGTGGCAAAAAACACCTTTGGAGTGGTTTATCAGAACATTATCCATTATCCCGCAAGCAACTGACAGCAAAAGAAGTTGGTAAACGCTTACTACACCGTCAGGCATTGGAAGCAGTAAAATGTTTGGAAGAAAACGTTGTGACTTCTCCTGCTGATGCTGATATAGGCTCTATCCTTGGTTGGGGTGTTCCTCCATACACTGGTGGACTAATTTCTTACATCGATACGATTGGCCTCAAGACATTCGTATCAGAGTGTGAAGAATTAGCTTCCAAATATGGTGACCGTTTCCTTCCTACCCCGAAACTGAAAGAAATGGCTACCAATGGAGAAAGTTTTTATCAGGAAGAAGCCATCATTAGCCATGCAAGATAA